The following are encoded in a window of Acidobacteriota bacterium genomic DNA:
- a CDS encoding DegT/DnrJ/EryC1/StrS family aminotransferase — translation KKWKGEEVVKIDFVDLKAQFGEIREEIFKAIEGVIDSQHFILGPRVEEFEYNVAAYCQVKHAVGCASGTDALIISLAATGIGEGDEVITTPFTFFSTASSITKVGGKPVFVDIEPASFNIDPYRIERAVTSRTKAVLPVHLFGQMADMDAILEIAKRRDLLVIEDAAQALGSKYLVEKSGNWKKAGTLGTAGCFSFFPTKNLGGFGDGGMMVTDDDLLAGKMKLLRVHGSAKKYFHKMIGWNSRLDAIQAVVLDVKLKYLDRWSRERRENADRYDALFRQTGLIEDGFITIPARFQKSSHIFNQYTLMAKERDQLRDHLGSKKISTEIYYPIPLHLQECFKYLGYRENDFPNSERAAHEALSLPIYPRLPVQSQEMIVETISGFYRKK, via the coding sequence ATAAGAAATGGAAGGGAGAAGAGGTGGTAAAAATAGATTTCGTCGATCTCAAGGCGCAATTCGGCGAGATAAGAGAAGAGATATTCAAGGCAATAGAAGGGGTCATTGATAGCCAGCACTTCATCCTGGGGCCGAGAGTAGAAGAGTTCGAGTACAACGTCGCTGCTTATTGCCAGGTGAAACATGCGGTGGGGTGCGCTTCCGGAACGGATGCCCTCATCATTTCCCTGGCCGCCACAGGAATCGGAGAGGGAGACGAAGTCATCACAACCCCCTTCACTTTTTTTTCCACTGCCAGCTCCATAACCAAAGTGGGGGGAAAACCCGTTTTCGTGGATATTGAGCCTGCTTCCTTCAACATCGACCCCTACCGGATCGAGCGAGCCGTCACCTCCAGGACAAAAGCTGTCCTCCCGGTTCATCTATTCGGACAGATGGCCGATATGGATGCCATCCTGGAGATTGCAAAGCGCAGAGATCTCCTAGTGATAGAGGATGCCGCGCAGGCACTGGGAAGTAAATATCTCGTTGAGAAGAGCGGTAACTGGAAGAAGGCTGGAACTCTGGGCACAGCCGGGTGCTTCTCCTTCTTCCCGACGAAAAACCTGGGTGGATTCGGCGATGGCGGGATGATGGTCACCGATGACGATTTACTGGCCGGGAAAATGAAGCTGCTGCGTGTGCACGGGAGCGCGAAAAAATATTTTCATAAGATGATAGGATGGAACAGCCGACTCGACGCCATCCAGGCTGTGGTCCTTGACGTAAAGCTGAAATACCTCGACCGCTGGTCCCGTGAGAGAAGGGAGAATGCAGACCGCTACGATGCTCTCTTCAGGCAAACCGGGCTTATCGAGGATGGTTTCATAACTATTCCAGCACGCTTTCAGAAATCGTCCCACATCTTCAATCAATACACACTCATGGCGAAGGAGAGGGACCAATTGCGGGATCATCTCGGCTCAAAGAAGATTTCCACGGAGATCTACTACCCCATCCCCCTCCATCTTCAGGAATGCTTCAAGTATCTGGGCTACCGGGAGAACGATTTCCCGAACTCGGAGAGGGCGGCACATGAAGCGCTCTCTCTTCCCATCTACCCCCGCCTTCCGGTGCAGAGTCAGGAGATGATCGTCGAAACCATCTCTGGCTTTTATCGAAAAAAATAG
- the pyrE gene encoding orotate phosphoribosyltransferase has protein sequence MSNRNRLLQLLKENSLLFGDFTLTSGKKSSYYFDSKLTTLLPEGSYLVAREILRIIDENKIQADAIGGLTLGADPIVSAVAAVSFMEKKPLPAFIVRKDPKGHGSRRRIEGNVRDNAKVIIVDDVVTTAGSTLSAIEAAKEAGFEIVAVICLVDREEGGAVLLKPYNFYPIFRRSEILPS, from the coding sequence ATGAGTAACAGGAATAGGCTGCTTCAACTTCTCAAAGAGAATTCTCTTCTTTTTGGAGATTTCACACTCACCTCCGGTAAGAAGAGCAGCTATTACTTCGACAGCAAGCTCACAACACTCCTTCCCGAGGGCTCCTATCTGGTTGCGAGGGAGATCCTGCGGATCATTGATGAGAACAAGATTCAAGCGGATGCCATCGGCGGATTGACGCTGGGCGCCGATCCCATCGTCTCCGCCGTAGCAGCGGTCAGCTTCATGGAGAAAAAGCCCCTGCCTGCCTTCATCGTGAGGAAGGATCCAAAGGGACACGGTTCCAGGCGCCGGATCGAGGGAAATGTCAGGGACAACGCAAAGGTCATCATTGTTGATGATGTGGTCACGACGGCTGGCTCCACGCTGTCCGCCATCGAGGCGGCGAAAGAGGCAGGCTTTGAAATCGTGGCGGTCATCTGCCTCGTGGATAGGGAAGAAGGAGGGGCGGTACTCCTGAAACCTTACAACTTCTACCCCATCTTTCGCCGCTCCGAGATTCTCCCCTCCTGA